In Streptomyces capitiformicae, one genomic interval encodes:
- a CDS encoding carboxylesterase family protein, with translation MHPADPGPATTAIEAIESVEAEVSGGPVIGRREGPERSVAAFRGVPYVAPPVGPYRFAAPRPHAGWSSPLRTDGPVGTVPPQLPSPFAALMGDPVGPDQTEACLTVNVWAPLTGRGPYPVLVWLPGGSFLTGGADLPRYDGAELAAQEEIVVVLVNYRLGALGFLSPSWAEPAAIEGAGTSLTFRATGESGHVTNAGLLDQIMALRWVRREIHAFGGDPHRITVIGQSAGGQALAALLALPQVRPLFRRAALHSAPLGMPPLSRAEAARTADALLAALSADGNADGIQALRTVPSERILLAQRQILARPRARGDVRPPFQLVADGTVVGPDLLGALRSSPPLHGLDVLAGTTRHECALWYGMDASLAAMTREEVAEEFAGQFGDRAEEALRLYTSGPADRPAAFEELKTDAFFAAPTQEFGDLVQERGAAVRLFRFDWEVPGRYSALRACHCLEIPFLLGRPEARRAPLFADAEPADLSGLRAEVRRLWGSFVRTGSASDAWPQHRRERPAVRVIGGERNGVLLRSLLEPVREALWTDRGAN, from the coding sequence ATGCACCCCGCTGATCCCGGCCCGGCGACGACGGCCATCGAGGCAATCGAGTCCGTCGAGGCAGAGGTATCGGGCGGACCTGTCATCGGCAGGCGGGAGGGACCGGAGCGGAGCGTGGCGGCCTTCCGCGGCGTGCCGTACGTCGCGCCTCCCGTGGGCCCGTACCGGTTCGCCGCGCCCCGCCCGCACGCCGGCTGGTCCTCGCCCCTGCGCACCGACGGCCCCGTCGGCACGGTGCCCCCGCAACTGCCCTCGCCCTTCGCGGCCCTGATGGGTGACCCGGTGGGACCGGACCAGACGGAGGCCTGTCTGACGGTGAACGTGTGGGCGCCCCTCACCGGTCGTGGGCCGTATCCGGTGCTCGTCTGGCTGCCGGGCGGCAGTTTCCTCACCGGCGGCGCCGACCTGCCCCGCTACGACGGGGCCGAGCTGGCGGCGCAGGAGGAGATCGTCGTCGTCCTGGTCAACTACCGTCTGGGGGCGCTGGGTTTCCTCTCCCCCTCCTGGGCGGAGCCGGCCGCGATCGAGGGGGCGGGCACCTCCCTCACGTTCCGTGCGACCGGGGAATCGGGCCATGTCACCAACGCCGGCCTGCTCGACCAGATCATGGCGCTGCGCTGGGTCAGGCGCGAGATCCACGCCTTCGGCGGCGACCCGCACCGCATCACCGTGATCGGCCAGTCGGCCGGCGGTCAGGCGCTTGCGGCGCTGCTGGCGCTGCCCCAGGTCCGCCCGCTGTTCCGGCGCGCCGCCCTGCACAGCGCGCCCCTTGGCATGCCTCCCCTCTCGCGCGCCGAGGCGGCCCGCACCGCCGACGCCTTGCTGGCAGCGCTGTCGGCCGACGGGAACGCCGACGGGATCCAGGCCCTGCGGACGGTGCCCAGTGAGCGGATCCTCCTCGCCCAGCGGCAGATCCTCGCCCGCCCCCGGGCGCGCGGAGACGTGCGACCGCCGTTCCAGCTCGTCGCCGACGGCACCGTCGTGGGGCCCGATCTGCTGGGCGCCCTGCGGTCCTCGCCCCCGCTGCACGGGCTGGACGTGCTGGCGGGCACCACACGGCACGAGTGCGCCCTGTGGTACGGGATGGACGCCTCACTCGCCGCGATGACGCGCGAGGAGGTCGCCGAGGAGTTCGCCGGGCAGTTCGGCGACCGGGCCGAGGAGGCGCTGCGGCTCTACACCTCCGGCCCGGCGGACCGGCCGGCCGCGTTCGAGGAGCTGAAGACGGACGCCTTCTTCGCCGCGCCGACGCAGGAGTTCGGCGACCTGGTCCAAGAACGCGGAGCGGCCGTCAGACTGTTCCGCTTCGACTGGGAGGTGCCCGGCCGGTACTCGGCGCTGCGCGCCTGTCACTGCCTGGAGATCCCGTTTTTGCTGGGCCGCCCCGAGGCGCGCCGTGCCCCGCTGTTCGCCGATGCGGAACCGGCGGACCTGTCCGGGCTGCGCGCCGAAGTGCGGCGCCTGTGGGGTTCGTTCGTTCGGACCGGGTCGGCGTCGGACGCGTGGCCGCAGCACCGCCGGGAGCGTCCCGCGGTCAGAGTGATCGGCGGCGAGCGCAACGGCGTACTGCTGCGTTCGCTGCTGGAGCCGGTCCGGGAGGCGCTGTGGACGGACCGCGGCGCGAACTGA